In a genomic window of Taeniopygia guttata chromosome 11, bTaeGut7.mat, whole genome shotgun sequence:
- the LOC100227703 gene encoding hepatocyte nuclear factor 4-beta isoform X2, whose protein sequence is MKLCQSIMDMDMPDYVDSLDSSYTMLEFDNLRVLPNNTEAIAAESANTNLLPNGVSSLCSICGDRATGKHYGASSCDGCKGFFRRSVRKNHVYSCRFNRQCVIDKDKRNQCRYCRLKKCFRAGMKKEAVQNERDRISIRRSSYEDNGSLSINILTQAEAMAQQYLSLSPVHSTDIAMKKIATINDVCESMKQQLLVLVEWAKYIPAFCELPLDDQVALLRAHAGEHLLLGVAKRSIPYTDFLLLGNDFIIPMHCPELEIARVATRILDELVKPLRDIQIDDNEYACLKAIIFFDPDCKGLSEAGKVKNMRFQVQVNLEDYINDRQYDSRGRFSDILLLLPPLQSITWQMIEQVQFVRLFGVARIDSLLQEMLLGGTSADLQYQSAPPNLNLEQLPGHVLQSNMTSVIHTAPDQAKASTPLPAAAAPTLPRP, encoded by the exons ATGAAGCTTTGTCAGTCCATCATGGACATGGATATGCCAGATTATGTCGACTCCTTGGACTCCTCTTATACCATGCTGGAATTCGACAACCTCCGCGTGCTCCCCAATAACACCG AGGCCATCGCGGCCGAGTCAGCAAACACCAACCTGCTCCCCAACGGTGtcagctccctgtgctccatCTGTGGGGACCGGGCCACCGGCAAGCACTACGGGGCCTCCAGCTGTGACGGCTGCAAAGGCTTCTTCAGGAGGAGCGTCCGCAAGAACCACGTCTACTCCTGCAG GTTCAACCGACAGTGTGTGATAGACAAAGACAAGAGGAACCAGTGCAGGTACTGCAGGCTGAAGAAGTGCTTCAGAGCTGGCATGAAGAAAGAAG CCGTGCAGAACGAGCGGGACAGGATCAGCATCCGCAGGAGCAGCTACGAGGACAATGGCTCTCTCTCCATCAACATCCTCACTCAGGCTGAGGCCATGGCACAGCAG TATTTATCCCTGAGCCCCGTGCACAGCACAGACATTGCCATGAAGAAGATTGCCACCATCAACGACGTGTGTGAATCCatgaaacagcagctcctggtgctggtgGAGTGGGCAAAATACATCCCTGCCTTTTGTGAGCTCCCCCTCGATGACCAG GTTGCCTTGCTCAGAGCCCACGCAGGGGAACATCTGCTCCTCGGGGTAGCCAAGAGGTCCATACCATACACTGATTTCCTGCTATTAG ggaacgATTTCATCATCCCAATGCACTGCCCAGAACTGGAAATCGCTCGTGTGGCCACCAGAATCTTGGACGAGTTGGTGAAGCCCCTGCGGGACATCCAGATCGACGACAACGAGTACGCCTGCCTGAAAGCCATCATCTTCTTTGACCCAG ACTGCAAGGGCCTGAGCGAGGCGGGCAAGGTGAAGAACATGCGCTTCCAGGTGCAGGTGAACCTGGAGGATTACATCAACGACCGCCAGTACGACTCGCGGGGCCGCTTCAGCgacatcctgctgctgctgccgcccctGCAGAGCATCACCTGGCAGATGATCGAGCAGGTGCAGTTTGTGAGGCTCTTCGGCGTGGCCAGGATCGACAGCttgctgcaggagatgctgctgggag GAACCTCTGCTGATCTCCAGTACCAGTCAGCACCTCCCAACCTcaacctggagcagctgccaggacaTGTCCTGCAAAGCAACATGACCTCTGTGATCCACACTGCTCCAGACC aggccaaggccagcacGCCCCTGCCCGCAGCCGCCGCTCCCACCCTTCCCCGCCCGTga
- the LOC100227703 gene encoding hepatocyte nuclear factor 4-beta isoform X1 — MKLCQSIMDMDMPDYVDSLDSSYTMLEFDNLRVLPNNTEAIAAESANTNLLPNGVSSLCSICGDRATGKHYGASSCDGCKGFFRRSVRKNHVYSCRFNRQCVIDKDKRNQCRYCRLKKCFRAGMKKEAVQNERDRISIRRSSYEDNGSLSINILTQAEAMAQQYLSLSPVHSTDIAMKKIATINDVCESMKQQLLVLVEWAKYIPAFCELPLDDQVALLRAHAGEHLLLGVAKRSIPYTDFLLLGNDFIIPMHCPELEIARVATRILDELVKPLRDIQIDDNEYACLKAIIFFDPDCKGLSEAGKVKNMRFQVQVNLEDYINDRQYDSRGRFSDILLLLPPLQSITWQMIEQVQFVRLFGVARIDSLLQEMLLGGTSADLQYQSAPPNLNLEQLPGHVLQSNMTSVIHTAPDPSPETSLPSPSASTGSEDYKLGSSAGPSTVVQLLPQPVMPKQEIL, encoded by the exons ATGAAGCTTTGTCAGTCCATCATGGACATGGATATGCCAGATTATGTCGACTCCTTGGACTCCTCTTATACCATGCTGGAATTCGACAACCTCCGCGTGCTCCCCAATAACACCG AGGCCATCGCGGCCGAGTCAGCAAACACCAACCTGCTCCCCAACGGTGtcagctccctgtgctccatCTGTGGGGACCGGGCCACCGGCAAGCACTACGGGGCCTCCAGCTGTGACGGCTGCAAAGGCTTCTTCAGGAGGAGCGTCCGCAAGAACCACGTCTACTCCTGCAG GTTCAACCGACAGTGTGTGATAGACAAAGACAAGAGGAACCAGTGCAGGTACTGCAGGCTGAAGAAGTGCTTCAGAGCTGGCATGAAGAAAGAAG CCGTGCAGAACGAGCGGGACAGGATCAGCATCCGCAGGAGCAGCTACGAGGACAATGGCTCTCTCTCCATCAACATCCTCACTCAGGCTGAGGCCATGGCACAGCAG TATTTATCCCTGAGCCCCGTGCACAGCACAGACATTGCCATGAAGAAGATTGCCACCATCAACGACGTGTGTGAATCCatgaaacagcagctcctggtgctggtgGAGTGGGCAAAATACATCCCTGCCTTTTGTGAGCTCCCCCTCGATGACCAG GTTGCCTTGCTCAGAGCCCACGCAGGGGAACATCTGCTCCTCGGGGTAGCCAAGAGGTCCATACCATACACTGATTTCCTGCTATTAG ggaacgATTTCATCATCCCAATGCACTGCCCAGAACTGGAAATCGCTCGTGTGGCCACCAGAATCTTGGACGAGTTGGTGAAGCCCCTGCGGGACATCCAGATCGACGACAACGAGTACGCCTGCCTGAAAGCCATCATCTTCTTTGACCCAG ACTGCAAGGGCCTGAGCGAGGCGGGCAAGGTGAAGAACATGCGCTTCCAGGTGCAGGTGAACCTGGAGGATTACATCAACGACCGCCAGTACGACTCGCGGGGCCGCTTCAGCgacatcctgctgctgctgccgcccctGCAGAGCATCACCTGGCAGATGATCGAGCAGGTGCAGTTTGTGAGGCTCTTCGGCGTGGCCAGGATCGACAGCttgctgcaggagatgctgctgggag GAACCTCTGCTGATCTCCAGTACCAGTCAGCACCTCCCAACCTcaacctggagcagctgccaggacaTGTCCTGCAAAGCAACATGACCTCTGTGATCCACACTGCTCCAGACC CCTCTCCTGAGACATCCCTTCCATCTCCTtctgccagcacaggcagtgaaGATTATAAGCTAGGCTCTAGCGCAGGGCCCAGCACCGtagtgcagctgctgcctcagccaGTGATGCCCAAGCAGGAGATTTTatag
- the ZDHHC7 gene encoding palmitoyltransferase ZDHHC7, protein MQSSGHRFRDVEHHPLLADNDSYDSSSSSSEADMAERVWFIRDGCGMVCAIMTWLLVVYADFVVTFVMLLPSKDFWYSVINGVLFNCLAVLALSSHLRTMLTDPGAVPKGNATKEYMDNLQLKPGEVIYKCPKCCSIKPERAHHCSICKRCIRKMDHHCPWVNNCVGEKNQRFFVLFTMYIALISAHALVLCGFQFFSCVRGQWTECSDFSPPVTVILMIFLCLEGFLFLTFTAVMFGTQIHSICNDETEIERLKSEKPTWERRLRWEGMKSVFGGQPSLLWINPFAGFRIRRLLLRGKKGGPEFSV, encoded by the exons ATGCAGTCATCAGGGCACCGTTTCCGCGATGTCGAGCACCACCCGCTCCTGGCCGACAATGACAGCTAcgactcctcctcctcctcctcggagGCTGACATGGCTGAGAGGGTCTGGTTCATCCGGGATGGCTGTGGCATGGTCTGTGCCATCATGACCTGGCTCCTGGTGGTCTATGCAGACTTTGTAGTGACTTTTGTCATGTTGCTGCCTTCCAAAGACTTCTGGTACTCCGTGATCAATGGGGTTCTCTTTAACtgcttggcagtgctggctctGTCGTCGCATCTGAGGACTATGCTCACTGATCCA GGGGCTGTGCCCAAAGGAAATGCCACTAAAGAATACATGGATAATTTGCAACTGAAACCAGGAGAAGTGATCTACAAATGTCCCAAGTGCTGTAGTATCAAACCTGAGCGTGCACACCACTGCAG TATTTGCAAGCGATGCATCCGAAAGATGGATCACCACTGCCCGTGGGTGAACAATTGTGTGGGGGAGAAAAATCAGAGATTCTTTGTTCTGTTTACG ATGTACATAGCCCTAATTTCAGCTCATGCTCTTGTACTCTGTGGATTTCAGTTCTTCTCCTGTGTCCGAGGGCAGTGGACTG AGTGCAGTGACTTCTCCCCACCTGTAACTGTGATCCTGATGATCTTCTTGTGCCTTGAgggttttctgtttctcactTTCACTGCAGTCATGTTTGGCACCCAAATCCACTCAATATGCAACGATGAAACG GAGATTGAAAGACTCAAGAGTGAAAAGCCAACGTGGGAGCGCAGGCTCCGCTGGGAAGGGATGAAATCTGTGTTTGGGGGCCAGCCCTCCCTCCTGTGGATCAACCCCTTCGCAGGATTTCGGATCAGGAGGCTTCTACTGCGAGGAAAGAAAGGAGGACCTGAGTTCTCTGTTTGA